CCAAAAGCAAGCCTGTATTTTCGTTGGTGTGCGTATTCATGATGAAAATGAAAAAGCGGAAATTATTAATCATTTACAAGAAAATGGTTATCCAGTGATGGATCTTTCCGATGACGATATCGCCAAAACCCATATTCGTTACATGATCGGTGGACGTTCCTCCAGCCAGCAAAAAGAGCGGTTATATAGTTTCGAGTTTCCGGAACAAAAAGGAGCGTTGTTGAAATTCTTAGAAATGCTAGGTACGCATTGGAATATTTCTCTTTTCCACTACCGCGCACATGGCGCTGATTATGGCAATGTTCTTGCTGGTTTCCAATTAACCGACGAAGATGAAATCCGCTTCAATGGTCATTTGGAAGAACTCGCCTATACCTACCAAGACGTCACCGACAGCCCAGCTTATCGGTATTTTTTGGGGTAAATAAAAATCTGCACCTTCATCAGTTGGTTTATTTATCCAACGTTTGGGTGCAGATCAAAGTGCAGTCAGTTTTTAATTAATTTTTGTTAGCCGACAAGCTATCTCATTATTTACCTGCTACAACAAATTCACTAAATTTTAATTCATAGTGATCATCGTCCTTGTCGTAAGAGATAAAACGAGGGAATTGTTCACCAGCATATTTTTTCACGATAAAGGCTTTTTCACCGGTTTTAAATTGATAAGTAATTTCTGTAATATTTTTACCCTCAACATTCACAACTCTTTCATTTTTCTTTACAAAAACATTCATCATCGGATAAAGTTTCTTACCGTTAGTAATTTGGAAATTAACCGGTAATTTTTCATAAAAACTTAATTGAAATGCCACAGTAAACAAATCAAAAGTCGGTAGTTCCAACGCTTTTGTTGTTAAACCAGACTTAACTTTACCGTACTCAATACTCTTTCCGTTGATAGTTGTTTTTGCATATACTTTGTCATTACGTGTATCTTGATAACTGAACATATCAAATTGTTTGCTACCTTGTGTACCATTTGCATAAAATTTAATGTTATACAGCGGTACATTAATTTGTGCGGTGACAGAATAGTTTTTTCCGTCCGCTTTAAAATGCACATACGCCGGCATTAAATAGTTAGAACTATATTTAATATTTTTATCGATATTTGCTGCCCAAGCATTCACCCCAGTAAATAATGCCACCAGTGCCAGCAAAAAAATCTTTAACTGCTTCATTTTGTTTCCTTAAAATTGATTAAGCCTGTTTACTTAGAGTTAATTTTTAGCGATAAGTTCAGTAACAAAAAAGCGGATCATCAAGATCCGCTTCGCCAACAACGTATTTACAGACTCGTAAATCCAATCGCGCGATAGACTTCATCCAAGGTTTTCTTCGCCCGCGCCTGTGCTTTTTGCGCACCTTCTGCTGCAATGCGTTTAAGCAAGGCTTCATCGTTGCGGAAATGGTGATAGCGTTCTTGCAAGGTGGTTAACATTGCAGAAACTTCATCTGCCACCGCGCCTTTGAGATGCCCATACATTTTACCTTCAAATTCGGCTTCTAATTGCGCAATACTTTTACCACTCACACCGGATAAAATATCTAACAGATTAGAAACACCCGCTTTATTTTTCACATCATAACGAATAACCGGTGGTTCATCGGAATCGGTCACCGCACGTTTAATTTTTTTCGCAACCGCTTTTGGATCTTCCAATAACCCGATGACATTATTGCGATTTTCATCGGATTTCGACATTTTTTTCTCTGGCTCAAGCAAGGACATCACGCGCGCACCTGCTTTTGGAATAAACACTTCGGGAATCGTAAAGTGCGGTCCATAAATGGCATTAAATCGTTGCGCAATATCGCGTGTGATTTCTAAATGTTGCTTTTGATCTTCACCAACCGGCACTTGATTAGCTTGATAAAGCAAAATATCCGCTGCCATCAATACCGGGTAAGTAAACAAGCCAACGTTGACATTTTCCGCATGGCGCGCGGATTTATCTTTAAATTGAGTCATCCGTCCCATTTCGCCGAAATAAGTATAACAATTTAGCACCCAAGCCAATTGGGCGTGTTCTGGCACATGGGATTGAATAAAAATTGTACTTTTTTCAGGATCAATGCCACAAGCTAAATACAGCGCCAATACATCTAAGGTCGCTTTACGCAATTTTTCCGGTTCTTGACGCACGGTAATTGCGTGCTGATCGACGATACAAAATAAACATTCGTAATCTTCTTGCATTTTTACCCATTGACGTAAAGCGCCCAAATAATTCCCGATAGTTAATTCGCCGGATGGCTGCACGCCACTAAATACCACTGGCTTTGTCATTTTTATTTCCTCTATATTTTTATCTTTTCGTTTAAACAATCTCTAAAATTTTAGCAAAATCGTCAAATACCCAATCAGGATTTGCCTCAGCAATTGGAATATTATAGTTGTAGCCATAAGTTAAACCGACTGCCGGACAACCCGCAGAATGCGCCGCCAAAATATCATTGCGAGAATCACCCACAAACAACACTTGCTTCGGATATAAACCGAATTTCCCACATAAATAATAAAGCGGTGCTGGGTGCGGTTTGATCGCAGGTAAGGATTGACCACCTAACATTTCGCTAAATAAATGATCAATACCGAATGCAGCAAGTACCGGCTGCACATGTTTCGTCGGTTTATTCGTCACCACTGCCAAAATATAGCCTTGTGCTTTTAAGGTTTCCAAGGTTTCTTTGACATTTGGATATAACCTACTGATATTACACAAATTTTCACCATAATAAAAACCAAAACGGCGTTTAAATTGCAAGACTTCTTCCTCGTTCAAAGAACGACCGGTCTGTTTTTTCGCCCAATCTAACGCACGCGCACTCAACACATCCGCACCATTACCAATCCAGGTTAAAACTAAGGATTCTTCCGCTTGTGGCAAACCTAGCTCCACCAACGCAGAATTTACCGACAGCGCCAAATCCGGCAAACTATTGACCAAGGTTCCGTCTAAATCGAATCCGATTAATTTAAATTGTTTTGTCATTTACTACTCGCTTATCTCACTACCGTTGCCAATTGTTGACGCATATCATTGATGACTTTTTGATAATCTGGCTGATCAAAAATCGCCGATCCGGCCACAAACATATCTGCACCGGCTTGGGCAATTTGCGCAATATTATTCACTTTTACGCCACCATCCACTTCCAAACGAATATCAAACCCACTTTCATCAATACGTCGGCGTACTTGTTTTAATTTTTCCAAAGTTGCCGGAATAAAGGATTGTCCGCCAAATCCCGGGTTCACCGACATCAACAAAATCACATCCACCTTGTCCATCACATAATCTAAATAGCTCAATGGCGTCGCTGGGTTAAATACCAAACCGGATTTACAACCGCAATCGCGAATTAATTGCAAAGAACGATCAATATGCTCTGTGGCTTCTGGGTGAAAAGTAATATAATTCGCGCCAGCTTTGGCAAAATCCGGAATAATTCTGTCTACCGGTTTAACCATCAAATGCACATCAATCGGCGCACTCACACCATAATCACGCAACGCTTTGCAAATCGCCGGGCCAAAGGTTAAATTCGGCACATAATGATTATCCATGACATCAAAATGAATTAAATCCGCACCGCACTTTAATACATTTTCTACATCTTCGCCCAAACGCGCCAAATCGGCAGACAAAATAGAAGGCGCAATTAAAAAAGGTTTCATGCTTTATCCTCTTTAGTTAGAAAAGAATTTGCCTTAGTGTACTACTTTATTATATAAATATTAAAGGATTTATTCTGTAAAATCGCGATAACTTAGACTTTTCTTTCGGGGAGCAAAATGGGAAATTTTATTCATGGATTTTTGGTCTGTGCCGGCTTAATCGTGTCTATCGGCGCACAAAATGCCTTTTTATTAAAACAAGGCTTATTAAGACAACACGTTTTTTTAGTGGCAATGACCTGCTTTATCTGTGATGTAGTCTTATTTGGTGTCGGCGTCTTGGGGTTTGGCACTATCTTAAGTCAAACTCCTATTGCCAGCGTCATTTTAGCCTTTTTCGGCGCCGCATTTTTATTTTTATATGGCGCAAGAACCTTCTATTCTGCTTACAAAGGCACATCTGTCGTCAATTTATCCGAAGGAAAACAAACCCAATCCGCGCTCAAAGCCTTTTTATTTACGCTCGCCATCACCTTACTCAATCCGCACGTATATTTAGATACCGTCGTGATTATCGGCAGTATCGCCGGCACAATTGCGGACATGGAAGGCAAAATCTTATTTCTGATCGGCGCTTGTACCACTTCCGCCCTTTGGTTTTTCGGTGTCGGTTATGGTGCGAAATTACTGATTCCATTTTTCCATAAACCGATTACTTGGCGCATTTTAGATGGGATCACAGGAACTATTATGTGGTTGATTGCATTAGGATTAATCAAGTATGGCGTGGGATTATTGTAATCCCACACCGCATCTCCAACTAATTTATCAGCTCGTTATTTGCGCAACGCAATCGCTTCAATTTCAATGCCAACATCTTTCGGCAAACGCGCCACTTCAACGCAAGAACGCGCCGGAAAATTCGGATGTGCATTTTCTTTGAAAAAACGCTCATATTCCGCATTCACCGCCGCAAAATCATTTAAATCTTTCACAAATACCGTTGTTTTTACAATATCCGCTACGGTTAAGCCCGCTTGCTCAATAATAGCTTTGATATTTTCTAACGATTGACGGGCTTGTGCCACGATATCTTGCGCCACTTCACCGGTTACCGGATTAACCGGAATTTGACCGGAAGTTAACACCAAATTACCCAAATCTACTGCTTGTACATAAGGACCGATCGCTGCCGGCGCTTTATCCGTACTTATAATTGCTGTCATCATTTTTTCCTTTAGTTTGGTTAAAAATTCAAGGGCTATTGTACCCGTTTCTTATGAAACTTTCAGCCCATTTAACGCATTAATCAAGCGAATTTCCTCAAAGTGCGGTATATTTTCCAACAGAATTCGACGCGTCTGAATTTTACCTTGTGCCAACAGAAATGCGCGCTGCGTTCCCGCTAGCAGCGGCGTATCCGGAGTAAACCATTGCTCACCTTGACGAAAAATCAAATTACCGATGGAGCAATCTGTCACGCAACCTTGTTTGATAATCATGATTTCATCACAATCACCTTTTTGCTGTAACAATGCATTTAGCCGCGTGCGATCGGCATATTTCAACCCATAATCAATATCATCATCAATCACAGGCTGAAATGTACGGTATGTTTTGCGCTGATAAGGAAAACATTGAATGTGGTAATCAGTGGCATGATAATCAATACGACAACGAACCAAGGGACTCTCTAAGGTTGTCCAAAGTGCGGTGTTTTTTTGCAAGATTTCTAAAAGATCGTAAATTTTAACCGCACTTTTCCCGTAAAATTGCCGCAAACTTTGCTCATAACGCGCTTGATGCTGCGCAAGATTTAAGATTTTTCCTTGCTCAATCGCAATGGTTTCAAATAAAGGAAATATTGTCTTGTCCATTTTTTGCCCCCTATTTTTTCGCCAATGGCACATAAACTTTTTGTATCAATTCTGCATATTCGTCTTGCGCTTGGCTTTGCATAGTAATTCCACCGCCGCTGCGAAAAAATAAACGCCCGTGTTGTTGTTCAATAAAACGAATGGCGACCGCACTTTGCAAGCTATCACCCAAAAACACGCCAAAAATGCCGGTATAGTAACCACGCTCACCGGTTTCCGCTTGCTGAATAATTTCGACCGTTTTTTCCTTTGGCGCGCCGCTAATAGAACCGGCGGGCAATAAACGCGCCAATATGCTACCCACATGATCTTGCCAATTTTCCGCAAGTTTTCCACAGATCTCCGAACTTGTCTGCAAAATTGCGCCATTTTCTGTCTCAATCCGTTCCACATAACGAAAACGTTTCACCTCAATATTTTCTGCCACCATCGCCAAATCATTACGCATTAAATCCACAATAGTATAATGTTCCCATTGCTCTTTTTGCGAATTACACAGTCGCAATTCCGCATCCGGCAGCGTTGCGTCAATAGTTCCTTTCATGGGATAAGTAAAAATACAGTTATCTTGAATTTGCACAAAACTTTCCGGCGAAAAACACACAAATTCGTTACCATACAACAACTTATATTTAGCTTGCGAATGCTGGAAAATTTGTGACAAAGTATAATTAGTTTGGATTTCCGTAGCATAGGTTAAATTTAATAAATAAGAATTGCCTTTTTGTAATTCTTGTTGTACCAAATCAAAACCACGTCGATAATCCTCCTCCGACAGTGGGAATTTATGCAAGGAAAACGGGGGAGAAACTAAATCGGTTTCCTCATCCACATTTGATAAAGAAAAAATCTGAAAAAAAACACCGCACTTTTGCGCCTCATTCAGCTTGCAAATTATCGGTTTTTTCTTTTCAAAATCAATAAGAAAGAAAAATGGTTGACGTAGCGCGCCCCATTGATTGGCTTGCGCAATAAAGGTATCAAACAACATAACACAAAATAAATCGGTAAAATAAAATCAATTTTAGCGTAAAATAGCCTAAAAAGCTGTTATTCATTGAAATCAACGTTCATGCCAAAACTGTTAATTATTAATAATCACGACTCTTTTACGTACAATTTAGTAGATCTAGTACGACGCTTACAAGCCTCGTTTCAGGTGATCAATGTCGAAGATGCACATAGCAAAGCGGTTGAAAACTTCTCGCATATTCTGATTTCGCCCGGCCCGGATATTCCTACAAGCTATCCGCAATTATTTGAAATATTAGAAAAATATTACCAAACGCGGACATTTTTAGGCGTTTGTTTGGGGCATCAAACTCTGTGCCAGTTTTTTGGCGCCGCGCTTTATAACTTAGCGCCAGTTCGCCACGGACAAGCGCATTGCTTAAAAGTGCGGTCAAAATCGCCACTGTTTTTGCAGTTACCCGAACAATTTCAAATCGGACTTTACCATTCTTGGGCAGTTTCCGCACAACATTTCCCTACTGAACTGGAAATTACCGCTACCTGTGAACAAGACCTCATTATGGCAGTACAACATAAAACGCTACCACTGTATGGCGTACAGTTCCATCCTGAATCCTATATGTCAGAGTATGGCAAGGAATTATTGGCAAATTGGTTGAAGATAGCATAATCAAACAAAAACCGGCAGCTTAACTGCTACCGGTTCTATGTTATTGATGTTGATACATTTTTTCAATTTGTTCGCGATAACGCTGTAAAATCACTTTGCGTCGTAATTTTAAGGTTGGCGTAATTTCATTCATCGACGTAGTAAAGGCTTGTGGCAATAAGGTAAATTTTTTCACTTGCTCAAAACTTGCCAATTCTTTTTGCAATTCATTGATGCGCTTTTCAAATAATTGGATAATTTCTAAATGCTTGATCAAATCCATACGGTCTTGATATTTGATATTGAGCTGTTTGGCATATTCTTCCAAACTTTCAAAACAAGGTACAATCAAGGCGGACACATATTTTTTCGCATCGGCAATAATCGCAATTTGCTCGATAAACTTATCTTTGCCGATTTTACCTTCGATATATTGTGGTGCAATATATTTACCAGTCGAGGTTTTCATCAATTCTTTGATGCGATCCGTGATATATAAATTTCCGTGAGCATCAATTTCGCCGGCATCACCGGTTTTCAAAAAACCGTCCGCAGTAAACGCCTGTGTAGTTTCTTCCGGCTTTTTGTAATAACCACGCATCACCATTCCACCGCGCACTAAAATTTCATTATCATCACCAATTTTCACTTCTGTTCCGGGCATAATTTCGCCGATAGAATCAGGGTCAAATCCGTTATCTTTCCAACAAGATACGGTAGCAGTAGTTTCTGTCATTCCGTATCCCAACTTAATATTCACACCAATGCTGTGGAAAAATAAGCCGATAGACGGTTCCAATTTTGCCCCACCGCAAGGCATCATACGAATACGTCCACCCAATAAATTGCGCAACTTACTCAATACCAATTTATCCGCGACATCATATTGTTTTTGCAGCAAAAATGGAACTGCTTGTTGTTTCGCTTGACGGTTAAAATAACGCTGCCCAATTTTCAACGCCCAATGAAAAATTGCGCGGCGGAAAAATGGTGCTTTTTGTACTTTATCATGAATAGCAGTATAAATTTTTTCATAAAAACGCGGCACCGCACACATTAAGGTTGGGCGAATTTCGCTTAGTGCCGAACGCACTTGATCGGTACTTTCTAAATAACAATTTACCGCGCCACGATGTAACATATACGCAACCCAAGCGCGTTCAAAAATGTGCGATAAAGGTAAAAATGAAATAGAGGTATCATGATGATCAATCGGTTGCAATGCCTTATCATGCGATTGCAATTGATGTGCCAAATTCGCATAATCCAACATCACGCCTTTCGGCTCACCAGTAGTTCCTGAGGTATAAATTAAAGTAAATAAATCCGCTAGATTTTTACTCTCCAAACGTTGTTGCAACAGAGCTTGCAAGTGATCTTGTTGTGCGCCCAAACCCGCTTGAATAAAGTCCGACCAATAACAAGATGGTGTACCCTCCTGCAAGTTCACCTCCTCTTTCATCACCACAATTTTTTGTAGTTGAGGACAATCTTTAACTAATAAGATGGCTTGATCATATTGTACCTGATCACCAACAAACAGAATTTTGACATCCGCATTATTAACAATAAACGCCGCTTGTTGTTCGGTGTTCGTCGCATAAATCGGCACGGTAACCGCGCGAATTTGCAAGGTAGCAATATCGGTGATCGTCCAACGTGGCATATTGTTGGCAAAAATACCGATTTTATCTTGCACATCAATCTGATTTGCCAATAACGCTAACGAAAGTTGATCGATTTGCTGTTGCAATTGCGCCCACGACATTTCTTGCCATTGATGATTTGCAAAATAGCGAAGTGCGGTTTGTTTTTCTCGCGTTTTGGCTTGTTGACGAATACGATGAATAAAATGAAAATCAAGAGTGGTCATGTTGTACCTTTGTGACATATTAGCGAACACTTGTGCGCTAATATAAAGAATAATAGTGGAATAAGCTAGCACTATTTTCAATTATTTTCTGTTTTTGTGAATCTTTTAACATTTTTCAAAATAAATACAGTTGTTCATTCTTTTTTTCGCTAAACAAAAAAATGCACCTTACTCTTATCCAGTTAAGGTGCATTGTTATGACGAGATCACTCAACAAAAATGAGCTTAAGGTTTATAAATAATTTCCACCCCTTCTTCGTCTTCTTCAGACCAATCATCCCAATCGTCGTCATCTTCATCATCTATCAACTCAGTTTCCGCCAGTTGTTCTTGATGATAATCTTCCCATTTGAATTTCACTTCTTCCGGCGCTTTTTCTTGTTCCGTTTCACGTGGGTTAGCTTCGATGAAATCCATAATATCGCGACAAAGTGGTGGGACATTTTTACCCGTTGCAGCGGAAATCAAATAATAATCCTCATCCCAACCAAGACGCTCAACAATATCCTCCGCGCGCGCTCGCGCTTCTTCGTCGCTCATAATATCAATTTTATTAAAGACCAACCAACGCGGTTTTTCCGACAATTTTTCGCTGTATTGGAAAAGTTCGCTTTCAATGATCGCCACGTTATCTGCCGGATCGCTTTCGTCAATCGGCGCCAAATCCACTAAATGAATCAGAACACGACAACGTTCCAAATGTTTTAAGAAACGAATACCGAGACCGGCGCCTTCGGATGCCCCTTCAATCAAACCGGGAATATCCGCAATCACAAAACTGCGATTCGCGTCAACACGCGCCACCCCTAAACTTGGTACCAACGTAGTAAATGGATAATCTGCCACCTTTGGTTTCGCTGCAGAAACAGCGCGAATAAAAGTGGATTTTCCCGCATTTGGTAATCCTAACATTCCAACATCCGCCAATAACATTAATTCCAGTTGCAAATCCCGTTTCTCACCCGGCGTACCATTGGTTTTTTGTCGTGGAGCACGGTTTACAGAGGATTTAAATCGGGTATTACCCAATCCATGATAACCGCCTTTCGCCACCAACATTTTGGCACCGTGTTGGGTTAAATCACCCAATACTTCTTTGGTATCATTATCAATAGCTCGCGTTCCTACTGGTACGCGTAAAGTAATATCTTTACCTCGACGCCCGGTACAATCGGAACTGCGACCATTCTCACCACGTTCTGCGGCAAAGCGTTTTTCAAAGCGGTAATCGATCAGGGTATTGAGGTTTTCATCGGCAATTAAATACACATCACCGCCATCACCACCATCACCACCATCCGGTCCACCTTTAGGAATATATTTTTCGCGACGGAAACTGATACATCCGTTTCCACCATCGCCCGCCTCAACACGAATTAAGGCCTCATCAATAAATTTCATTCTTTCTCCTAGTTACGATTTTTTATAAATCGGTGTCCAATTGCCGATAACATCGCCCCGAATACAACGATAAATGCACCGAGATAACTGATGCGGTTTAAGCTTGGCGAAGTAAAATATTGTGGCAAAATATAATGTAATAAATGTGAAAAGAAAATAGTAAAAAGCGGAACCAACGTAATCACAACACTCACTTTCGCTACATCCCAACGGTTTAACGCCTCGGCATAAGAGCCATAACCAACCAAGGTATTCAGGCAACAATAAATAAAACAGATAGTCGTTAACCCGCTTAATCCTTCAATTTGCATCGGTTTAGCAAATGGCATAAATACCAAGCAGCAACCGCAATATATCATCAACAAAATCTGCGGCGAAGTAAATCGACGCAATAATAATTTCTGCGCCAATCCGTATGCCACCCACACCAACGCCGCGCTCACACTTAAAATAATCCC
This portion of the [Pasteurella] aerogenes genome encodes:
- the trpS_1 gene encoding tryptophanyl-tRNA synthase; the protein is MTKPVVFSGVQPSGELTIGNYLGALRQWVKMQEDYECLFCIVDQHAITVRQEPEKLRKATLDVLALYLACGIDPEKSTIFIQSHVPEHAQLAWVLNCYTYFGEMGRMTQFKDKSARHAENVNVGLFTYPVLMAADILLYQANQVPVGEDQKQHLEITRDIAQRFNAIYGPHFTIPEVFIPKAGARVMSLLEPEKKMSKSDENRNNVIGLLEDPKAVAKKIKRAVTDSDEPPVIRYDVKNKAGVSNLLDILSGVSGKSIAQLEAEFEGKMYGHLKGAVADEVSAMLTTLQERYHHFRNDEALLKRIAAEGAQKAQARAKKTLDEVYRAIGFTSL
- a CDS encoding putative long-chain-fatty-acid--CoA ligase, with product MTTLDFHFIHRIRQQAKTREKQTALRYFANHQWQEMSWAQLQQQIDQLSLALLANQIDVQDKIGIFANNMPRWTITDIATLQIRAVTVPIYATNTEQQAAFIVNNADVKILFVGDQVQYDQAILLVKDCPQLQKIVVMKEEVNLQEGTPSCYWSDFIQAGLGAQQDHLQALLQQRLESKNLADLFTLIYTSGTTGEPKGVMLDYANLAHQLQSHDKALQPIDHHDTSISFLPLSHIFERAWVAYMLHRGAVNCYLESTDQVRSALSEIRPTLMCAVPRFYEKIYTAIHDKVQKAPFFRRAIFHWALKIGQRYFNRQAKQQAVPFLLQKQYDVADKLVLSKLRNLLGGRIRMMPCGGAKLEPSIGLFFHSIGVNIKLGYGMTETTATVSCWKDNGFDPDSIGEIMPGTEVKIGDDNEILVRGGMVMRGYYKKPEETTQAFTADGFLKTGDAGEIDAHGNLYITDRIKELMKTSTGKYIAPQYIEGKIGKDKFIEQIAIIADAKKYVSALIVPCFESLEEYAKQLNIKYQDRMDLIKHLEIIQLFEKRINELQKELASFEQVKKFTLLPQAFTTSMNEITPTLKLRRKVILQRYREQIEKMYQHQ
- a CDS encoding zinc carboxypeptidase-like protein — encoded protein: MTAIISTDKAPAAIGPYVQAVDLGNLVLTSGQIPVNPVTGEVAQDIVAQARQSLENIKAIIEQAGLTVADIVKTTVFVKDLNDFAAVNAEYERFFKENAHPNFPARSCVEVARLPKDVGIEIEAIALRK
- the dod_2 gene encoding ribulose-phosphate 3-epimerase, translating into MKPFLIAPSILSADLARLGEDVENVLKCGADLIHFDVMDNHYVPNLTFGPAICKALRDYGVSAPIDVHLMVKPVDRIIPDFAKAGANYITFHPEATEHIDRSLQLIRDCGCKSGLVFNPATPLSYLDYVMDKVDVILLMSVNPGFGGQSFIPATLEKLKQVRRRIDESGFDIRLEVDGGVKVNNIAQIAQAGADMFVAGSAIFDQPDYQKVINDMRQQLATVVR
- the gph_2 gene encoding phosphoglycolate phosphatase — its product is MTKQFKLIGFDLDGTLVNSLPDLALSVNSALVELGLPQAEESLVLTWIGNGADVLSARALDWAKKQTGRSLNEEEVLQFKRRFGFYYGENLCNISRLYPNVKETLETLKAQGYILAVVTNKPTKHVQPVLAAFGIDHLFSEMLGGQSLPAIKPHPAPLYYLCGKFGLYPKQVLFVGDSRNDILAAHSAGCPAVGLTYGYNYNIPIAEANPDWVFDDFAKILEIV
- the obg gene encoding GTPase Obg; its protein translation is MKFIDEALIRVEAGDGGNGCISFRREKYIPKGGPDGGDGGDGGDVYLIADENLNTLIDYRFEKRFAAERGENGRSSDCTGRRGKDITLRVPVGTRAIDNDTKEVLGDLTQHGAKMLVAKGGYHGLGNTRFKSSVNRAPRQKTNGTPGEKRDLQLELMLLADVGMLGLPNAGKSTFIRAVSAAKPKVADYPFTTLVPSLGVARVDANRSFVIADIPGLIEGASEGAGLGIRFLKHLERCRVLIHLVDLAPIDESDPADNVAIIESELFQYSEKLSEKPRWLVFNKIDIMSDEEARARAEDIVERLGWDEDYYLISAATGKNVPPLCRDIMDFIEANPRETEQEKAPEEVKFKWEDYHQEQLAETELIDDEDDDDWDDWSEEDEEGVEIIYKP
- the argO gene encoding putative amino-acid transporter → MGNFIHGFLVCAGLIVSIGAQNAFLLKQGLLRQHVFLVAMTCFICDVVLFGVGVLGFGTILSQTPIASVILAFFGAAFLFLYGARTFYSAYKGTSVVNLSEGKQTQSALKAFLFTLAITLLNPHVYLDTVVIIGSIAGTIADMEGKILFLIGACTTSALWFFGVGYGAKLLIPFFHKPITWRILDGITGTIMWLIALGLIKYGVGLL
- a CDS encoding aminotransferase, class IV family protein, encoding MDKTIFPLFETIAIEQGKILNLAQHQARYEQSLRQFYGKSAVKIYDLLEILQKNTALWTTLESPLVRCRIDYHATDYHIQCFPYQRKTYRTFQPVIDDDIDYGLKYADRTRLNALLQQKGDCDEIMIIKQGCVTDCSIGNLIFRQGEQWFTPDTPLLAGTQRAFLLAQGKIQTRRILLENIPHFEEIRLINALNGLKVS
- the pabB gene encoding pabA-like protein; its protein translation is MLFDTFIAQANQWGALRQPFFFLIDFEKKKPIICKLNEAQKCGVFFQIFSLSNVDEETDLVSPPFSLHKFPLSEEDYRRGFDLVQQELQKGNSYLLNLTYATEIQTNYTLSQIFQHSQAKYKLLYGNEFVCFSPESFVQIQDNCIFTYPMKGTIDATLPDAELRLCNSQKEQWEHYTIVDLMRNDLAMVAENIEVKRFRYVERIETENGAILQTSSEICGKLAENWQDHVGSILARLLPAGSISGAPKEKTVEIIQQAETGERGYYTGIFGVFLGDSLQSAVAIRFIEQQHGRLFFRSGGGITMQSQAQDEYAELIQKVYVPLAKK
- the trpG_2 gene encoding putative anthranilate synthase component II, translated to MPKLLIINNHDSFTYNLVDLVRRLQASFQVINVEDAHSKAVENFSHILISPGPDIPTSYPQLFEILEKYYQTRTFLGVCLGHQTLCQFFGAALYNLAPVRHGQAHCLKVRSKSPLFLQLPEQFQIGLYHSWAVSAQHFPTELEITATCEQDLIMAVQHKTLPLYGVQFHPESYMSEYGKELLANWLKIA